The Toxorhynchites rutilus septentrionalis strain SRP chromosome 1, ASM2978413v1, whole genome shotgun sequence genome contains the following window.
ttaatgtttgcgctagcgaaattgatatttgttcgaaactggaaatggattttaatgtgatgaaacgctctcctgtatcttcttctatctataccaaaaaaaggatcaccggatgtgttgataagagcagatctcgaggaaggaattgtccgatttagggctgtctttattccatcatattgtctgtataaaacatttattccatgtaacggagaaacatgttatttgcaagtggttgaaaaatcttgaacgagaattgtgtctgaaaacaatctgatattatgggccctattatagaaatcgaggcgataagaattttgctcgttaactctattttactattatagaaatcgagcaattcgatagcaccgagcgagtgataactatcgatgcaagtgtcagaacgttccgagttgtttggttcacttgttgcatatcttcagagaattattttgttttggcttgaatccctttgggaaacatttcagaaacgcttcaatatatgcaatttgcaacacatgttcgtttgttttgatcagcatttgttttacggtgctgccagaatagtctataaaaggtaagtgttcaatccagcattatttatattaatcatgttataacATACAATGCAGAATCTAattccagcgcatatttcagtggcggaagaaaaaaaccaaatcaccaccagtttgaacgGCTCCTTAAACAATGGAAGCGAGATTGCTCGAGGTTCTTGTGGAGGTAGTCCTAATATATTCCCGGTGTAGGAAAAGTTGGAGGAATTCAGagaggagcttaatgcactgagaccaccaatgcatctaggttcagaatggcagaaagtaagtatttcttttacgatacacataactttcataaataaattttatcatactcattgaatttctttcaaccgaatttcctacctaaaaattgcttacttctactagcatacattagtacgttatttttggcagcaattttcttttttattgctatactatgccaaactataccactttcactacaatagatcaaactaatggtcggagTGTTATAATCCTTTATACCATATGCAAAAGCTATACtggaaaacaataatgattttatttaaattgcaggtttggattgacatgaggggaaaagtaaagaaaacactagcacgcaacaagcgagaatttagagcaacaggtggttgccccaatacaataaagctatcgacgccgctacaacaagaaatcgacgctaaaacaGAATCAcatgaataacaaaaattgttttgctaaaaaaaagtgATATTCGTGCATGACTctttacggaattccatagatttcctaataattatattttttgtacaacaaattgttccacgctgtcgtttttattacacatgcatgcgtgccttacgcctattaagctttattctttgagggaatatcaatttactccaaaacataaccatatcaacacttttggaaatacattttcatagcagatgcaTCAAAaatagatttggcatcctttatatagtgcttcatgaaacatttcaaacttgtttcaaaatatttcatcacaaccgctgacattcgagcttgctaacgaatcgagcagttttcctcgatttctataattccagattttaatcggtgtgatagtgatagtgattgtatcgaatcctcgattcgatttctataatagggccctataatgatgagttttggtagaagtactaggaattgtataataaaaggtaaattcaacggggtcgattagaagatcaaccaatgaacagttctgcgattggacccatgagcttgctcatagtaagaaaacgtgaatgtttgaaggtattgataacaaaaaacaaattttgggcgggacgaagtttgccgggtcagctaatctTCAATATATCTCGACCatcattattattttcaatcaGCTCAAAACTCAAATAGCACAATATTTGAGTTTTGAGCTGATTTGATTTTACCAATGAACTCTGATTATTTTCGGTCAGTCTATTTATTGCCACACATATTGCAAACACCGCAACATCACTTCATCCGGGACAATCGAGACAATAACTTCCCTTTCGAGCCGTTTGCAATGGTTACCAAAAATCCCATGACTGTGATGCACGGACGTCACTTCAGACCATGACCAAGTTAAAAACCCGTAGCGTATAAAATAAGTTTTCCATTCTTCGATTAACTAAccggaaaattgtttatattaggattttgaacgattttttaataaattgaacAGGTAGCTGATTTACGTTAAGGGTTTTTAAGTTGGTCATGGTCTGAAGGTATTCATAATGATATTAAAACAAAATCCTAATACAAATGATTATTCGTTAAccgaaaaatggaaaacaatTGGTCTATTTTCGCTGCGCAAATGTCAATCATTCGCGCAAGAGAGAAGACTACATCTGGATACAACCCGCGGATTCAACAACACTTAAGACAGAACAATAACTTGACATCCCTTCCGGATGGTAGACTTACCCAAAGTTTACCAAACAACAAATTGACCCATTCGTAGACAGGTGGTTTGCTGTACTGGAGTTGATCTTGGGGTTGGTCTGGAGCaggttttttaaaaatcaaaatccaaacataaataatttattGAACCAATTAACTACAATCTCCAACTAAACGTGTCGTCGAATCCAACGAGTGCGGTCCTTTTTAACAAAAGCGTACCTGAAGCGTCAGCTTTGTCAACAAATTTGCTATCTGTTCACCGACGATTCCAGAGATGAACACCGCATTCTATCTATAATACAAATACTATAACGCGACAAACGAGAAGAGAATTTTGAGCGAAGTATTTTAATCTATCTAATACCGATAAATCACAGCATATCTCTCTTTAAGTTACGAGGACAAAGTTCAGCAGCGTGCTCACTAGCAAAAACGTGACACTGTTGAGCGTAAAGCTGGCCCCAGATGTTGTAGTCTCGGGCACAAAGGTGGTCACATCTGGTGTGGTGCTTCCTGTCGGAGGAGATGACGTCGAAACAGTCGTGACGACGGTGGTGGTTGTCCCCGCAGACGGTGTAGTTGCACTGGATGTAGACTGCGTCGGACTGGACGTCACAGTTGTAGTCACTGGCTCAGAGGTTGTTGTAGGAGTTCCACTAGTCGTACTGGTGGATGTAGTTTGCGTCGGACTGGACGTAACAGTTGTAGTCACTGGCTCAGAGGTTGTCGTAACCGCAGTGGAATCAGTTGACCCGGTAGATTGAGTCCCTGTCTGCGTGGATTCACTCCCGGTGGCAGTCGAACTCTCTGTTGTGGTTAGTGGCGATTCGGTTGTCGTACTATCAGTTACTGTGACTGTAGATTGAGTTTCGCTAATGGTGGGACTCGTTTCTGTTGAGGTTGGCTCGCTTTGGGTTGAATCAGTTACTGTGGTGGATTCTGTATCCGTAGACTGAGTCACTGAAACTGTAGTTTGAGGTTCGGTTGATGTAGCTGTAGACTGAGTTGCCGTCTCAGTTACTGTTGATTCGTTTGATGTTTCTGTGGTAGACGCAGTAACTGTCGGTTCGGTTGTAGTTTTAGTGGGTGTTACTGTAGATGGAGTTTCTGTCTCTGTTACCGTCGGCCCTGTTACTGTTTCGGCAGAAGTAGTTTCCGGAACCGTAGGCTGCGTAACAGTCGCTGTTACAGTAGACTGAGTTTCCGTCTCAGTAGCTACAGATTCTGTAATCGTCGTATCAGTTTCTGTAACCGTAGGCTGTGTTGTTGTGGGCTGTGTTTCTGTAGCTGCCGATTCAGTCTGAGGTTCATCAGTTTCTTCAGAAACTGTTTCTGAGGCAGCTTGTTCAACTGTCGTAGTTTCAGCTGCATCATCCAGTCGCGTTCTAACATCATTTTCAGTTAATCCTTTTTCATCGAAAGCAACTTGTTGGGCATCACTTCCTTGTCCTCCGTGTTTCACAAGATTATTATCATCTAAAATCACCTTTTCCACCGAAATTCTTTCGGTAACGTTTTGTGCCTCGGATTCGTCGTCTATTAACGAGCTGATCCGATGTTGATCAACAGTAGCATATGAAAAATCCACATTATTCACTACGTTAGGcctattgaaaaaatatcacagacTTATATTTCCATCTTTATACAACTTTCAACAGATCTAACATACCGATCGATAAACAGTGGATTGCCGGTCACTAGAATCACTACGCCCACATTCACTAGAATACGTACTAAGAAAGTCATTGTGCACAAAACTAAGTTTCAATCTGCAAAAGATCACCGTTCGTTTTCCGGCCCGGGGTCGATATGGCACTGGTGGGATGTTATCACCCGTATCGTTCTCCGCCAACTGAGCCCATGCCAATATATAGGCACCTCTTATGAACCCATATGTTCAGGTGACATTGAATATCGCTGAACGAGTATTAGTATTGCAAAACACCACAGTTTGTCCCCAAGTATCGAACCGCTTATcgtacaacaacaacaaaatgcaATTTTCCCTTCTCCTTTCCAAACACTCTAATAGCCGGCGTCAAATCTCTTACTATACTTATCGCTTAGCTATctatcggtgagaacaaaaacaaaagcgATGGTACCCCAAGTGATTCACCTCCTTCCGGAAGTATGAAACGCTCGAAACAGGGGGAAATTTCTTATCGACCACTTCGTCCTTGGCTCATCTTTTTGCAGTCAAAGCGCCTCTGCGCGCGTTGTTCGCTGCACCCGAAGGTAATCAAGCAGCATCGACTTCCGATTTTGAGATTCCTTGTTGTGAACTTTTATGACCGTCCTCTCTCGGCCAGACAACCAGAACTGAGTCTACCTGCCCGTTCGGTCTGCGGCTGAATGTATGTCTCGTTTTGGGTAATTGAAATATTGCCCGCCCGGAACCGAATGCTCTGTCCCTCCACCACCGCAATCAGCCAGTAAGTCTGACACTGAATGCGGTGTGACGGTGGCGGTAGTAAATATTGAATAAGAGAATATTGATGTGTGTCGCTGATTGTATCTACGGAACCCTGGGTAATTCACTGCGGAACAAGGACACGTGCCGGGCACATTGGGAAAGGAGGCATTTGGCTGCGGGTACGGGATACTCGTTATAATCTGTCGCTGAAATTGGAACTGTTAGACGATCGATCGGTAGGGACACTCATTGGTTGCAGTGGATGACATTAGCCAATCAGCTGGGACACAATAGTAAGTCTAGACGGCGGGGGAGTAGCGTACGAAGGCCGTTAAATATTTTCCTGGCGCAAAGCCAACGTATTTTTATAACCAATAATTTGTTTGTGTATATAATCATCCACTTTGACTCTAAAGAAACCACATTGCTTTTCTACCTGATGCTCGACCTAATCGAGTTATCGATTCAGTATTAGACACATCCGGCTTTACGGTGGCATCAAGAAATTCCACTACAAGCCGGGTTTTTTTGAACCGGTTTCAAGAATACATCATGAAAGGGATAGAGCAACAAGGCTTCCCTTAAACTTGAGCCTTAAACTTGAGCTTGAGCATGATAGAACGAAACATTGTGAGGAATCCTGTTgactatattttgattgaaatgaTTGAAAATCGAAGATGGAAGGAGGAAATAGGGGCATTTACAAAAAACATTGTTATAGACTTCTAAACTTAGGCCATTTAATGACTTTCGCATTTATTTCGCGATCACTGCTCATTCGGAGATAGCACGGGTTGTTCTCATATTATTACAAAATGTGGCTGCTTTCAGTACAATTTATGACTATCTTATTTAATCAAATCAATATCTTTGAGAGACCGAACCGACATTGATATTGTGCATGCACTCCCCGTTAACTGCTCTTTCGCTCTACCGATGCGGGGCTCAGCAATAACAGTGCGAGGCCCAACATGTTAATCTGTCGCCTTACATTGAGTTGAAATAATGgtagatatttttaatgaattagttcaatatgcttttaagctttctactttggtacctatttgattgaaaacataagaaaatcatcgaataaaatgcttttcgaatgaagcgaataaaaatcaaacttcggacactaaatcgaacagattgaattcaaatgtcgaacactttattttgtaaatttttggacgaaaattacattacacttgattatgttttatagtcaactgcgaaacgcttaccaagcaatcacagtaaactgttaccgatgatttttttttttttttaagttcatAATACGTTTATTTGTCGTTTGTATGATTAGTTAAAATTATTTACATAATATTTAATCCCcgacatcaaaataaaattttagttcatCAATATCTATCCTATCATTACATCTATCattggggaatacacattgcgtatttgaaacagaaatgccagcaaagaatcaattttctccaaacaattaccggaacatggtggggtgcccatccaggagacctcattcagttgtacaaaacaacgatattatcagtgttagaatatggcagtttttgcttccgatcagctgccaggattcatattctcaagctggagagaatacaatatcgttgcttgcgtatatccatggggtgtttgcattcgacacatacgatgagtctcgaagttttggcaggagtacccccgcttactcttcggttcacagaattatcctacagatttctcatccgttgcaagatcatgaatccattggtgattgataacttcgaaaatctactccaactgactcctcagtcaagttttatgtctatataccatgagtaccttacccacgacgtgcaccattcaccaggcatctccaaccaagtttgcttcccatacttctgcaattcctctgtcatttttgatctgtccatgcgacaaaaaatccatggaatcccagatcacctacgctccgattctattccgccgatattttcggcagaatatgggaaagttggatctgataaaatgttctttactgacggttcattcataaacgagtccactggcttcggcatcttcaatgaaaattctagtgcctctttcaaactcaaagatccttgttccgtgtatgtcgctgaactgggtgcgatatattacgcattagggatcattgaaacattgcccatcgaccactattttattttttcagacagtctcagctcaatagaggcaatccgctcaatgaaggttgataaacgctcatcttatttcctaactagaataagacaactattgagtgttttggtcgaaaaattattcaagattaccttagtatgggttccctctcattgctcgattccggggaatgagaaagcggactcgctagctaaggtgggcgctgtagaaggcacactttttgaaagacaaattgtatataatgaatttttccacattcctcgtcagtatacgctcgtaagttggcagcgcatgtggagtggtgatgagttcggtcgttggttacacacgattatccctaaggtctcgacgagtgcatggttcaagggattgaatgtaggtcgtgatttcattcgcgtgatatctcggcttatgtgcaatcactacaacctaaacgcgcatctctatcgcattgggctcgcagcaaacaatctttgtgattgtggcgatggctaccacgacatcgagcatgttgtctggtcgtgtatccggttccatgctgctcgctctcagctctctagagcactgagagcacaaggcagacaatcggatatccccgtccgggatatcttaggtagccgggatcctgatcttctgcttcatctatacctgttcctcagaaacgccgatgtcaacgtttaatgatgtttccttcgttgtgtccccgtttcatatccctcctatccgatcgataaacttttacttagtcgcggcaatacatacacacactctttacagatgcacgggccgaaggttgtgcagtccactgattattcaacaagagccaaaggttgtaccgctcatgacaactctacatgagctgatgattgcgccgccattctatcctggattccttgagtcgagaaagacgcaccacgctagatatggggtacagactaagggggcgttgctgatcaatggtcagctgcatcccaataggaagtatcccgtgtcgggcacacgtacagagcatcgaagactgcgacataccgattatgagaacacttgtaatactaacctcgagtcaaccgcgagtaatcggttacatattactaacatagtctaagcaaacattgtcaaaatattgaactcccggccccgttaggctgacgccatatgagccttaataaaatatatattttggataaaaaaaaaaaaaattacatctaTCAATGAAGGTGATATAAGTCAACAATAATTTCAATATCAATGTTCTCTCATTCGCTGCTATCCCCTCCAGTGAGGGCCGGAGAAGATTATCTGAATGGAGAACGCGACGCCTGCCAGTTATCACTAGCAGCTTTTGTTGTAGTAGATCGTACGCAGCCCGTACTCTAGGGCATCCAAAAAATTTGTGTTGTATTGTCTCGATGGTGGCAGAACAGTGCAGACAACTCTCATCGTTTGTTCTCCTCATTACGTACATTAGTCGCCGGtgtgaaaatttttcatttgtccACATATAAAGGGTGCTGCGTTGCGAATTCAATCAACATGTTGAGTCCCGCATCGATTTCTAGGGGCCGATGTTGAGTTTTTTGGTTGGAACTGTCtggaactgacagttacaaaacaagaaaataaaaatgtatatggtttgttttcggatgtattacagaatgcaactactttctagtcgaatttcttaCTATTTTccatttatacaataagtatttttAGAAGCTGGAACCGACGCTGATGTTGTgaaaatgctcttgatgcgggctgaatggaaaatgCGGCAAAACTAAAATTCTCAACCTCCGTTGGACCGGATGGAATCCCAGCAATAATTCTAAGAAAATGTGCTGTCTCCAATACGAAATTTATTCAGTCTTTCCTTGTCAGCGGGTATCTTCCCTTCGCTTTGGAAGAGAGCATACATTTTTCCGATTCGCAAAAAGGGGACAAAAGGAACGTTGATAATTATCGAGGATTCTCTGCTCTGAACGATGTGTCGAAACTTTTTGAACTTTTGGTTATGGGACCGATATTTTCCCACTGTAAGCATTACATTTCCATCGATCCACATGGATTCATGCCGAAGAGATCTACCACAACGAATCTCCTTTCTTTCACGACATACGTTTTCGATGGAATGTCCAATGGTTTGACCCAAACGGATGCGGTCttcgacaaaatcaaccacGATATTGCAGTGCAAAAGTTACATAAGCTTGGTTTCAGCggaaatattttgcattgaCTGAAATCTTATCTGATCGAACGCTCCCTCACGGTGAAAATTGGCGAttatatttttgatgaattctCAGCAACATCAGGAATACGATGTAAATCTTGTACTGGAAGGACACAGGCTTTCCTTCGCCGACGATTTGAAGCTGTTTTTCCACGTGAGGTCCGAGAGTGATGCATTGTTTCTCCAGCgccaattggaaattttccagaAATGGTGCGTGAACAATCGTATGACACTAAATCCAAGCAAGTGCTCTACGATCACTTTATCAAGAAGGAAAGACTCAATTAATTTCAGctatcatcttttttttttttattaattcgtttatttttttaggCTCAGTAACttgagtttaaaggagccgaattcttaaatataattttaaaactatatatataaacaattttcttacatctatggttagtaaggtggaaaaccgattactcgcggtgaactcgagtttagaagggtgacatatttttaggagaaggatggggtataaggaaactgtaacaatgttaatgaacactcaattcttaaatctgttcgtatatctatagtgtttttacaattcaacttattctactatttatagcaaggggacgaattacccgcaaaggaaggaaggagggtataaagacatagggacaatcacacacgaagatcgatagctttaaggaaaacatatatatgggacatgtaatcaaggtctaaccgagccaacacatctctcaccggtacattgggctgtcttcctcgggcagCTACCAAGTTGTGAGAGCCGATGCCAACTAATCAGTATCGAAACATTACACGTACAGAGAGATCTCATCCGTGCCTTACTGATATAAGACGTCTTGACGGCTAGAACGGAATGCCCAGTGATACTAGAAAACATCAATCTCCAAGTTCAACCTCGAAATCTACGGAACCATGCCTTCCTTCGAGTACCTTTCCGCCGTACTATCTATGGATGCAACTCAGCCATTCAAGGACTACAGCGCCTGTTCAACAAAGTAGCTTCGGGCTTCGACTATCATAATCCACGAAGTGCAGTTCGGCAAAATTGTATTGTACTTATTAACAACTTCCACTAATATCATTAGGGCAGTAATGTGCCTGTTGATATATGaagtaataaataaacaaataaacagacctgtaatgggatACGATTTATTGGATATTTAGATATTTTTAgacgtttttgtaaacatcctttGTGCCAGTTTCTACAACACGATACATTTTAGTAGTGTTTTCGACCATTTTCCAACCATTTTACGGGTCACAATCGCCCTTAACGCGACACTAGGGTGTACCTCGGTATGTCCAAGAAGAGGTAAatcactgtattttttttttaaatttgaataaatacaaaaaaattcccaaatatagcaatacaataaaatataaatctaaattacagagacacgcagtCTATGACACCGTGCGCAACTAtaagagttatgattttgcacgcgagtacaggagggttaaaacttGTCTAGTAttacattcattttctaattactttttgtaacagtcaacgttggtagaccgcaggctaacattagaataataaGTCGCCCGTAATgctcaaaagtttggccaccactGTTCTATCATgtctctctcatagaagtcATGGTCGTCATTGGCAAAAAGCTCTAGCAATAGATTCTCTTGTTCCCATTTTCTTATCACCCAGGAAATTTTGCACTGCAACAAAAagatggtaatcgcttggtgtcaAGTCCAGACTATAtgatggatgcattaaaacatcacaATCAGTctcccggagtttctggcgAGTCATTATAGACATGTGTagcctgatggaacacaacacctcttctgtcgtCCAATTCTGGATTCTGGTTTCTGGCCAATTGCTGCCTTCAAACGatccagttgttgacagtagagatctgaattgtATGTATGTGCACcaaggtgccaatgaaaatggtcacctcgactttcaaaaagttaccccacaaAAAatgtatgcaaaatatcagctcaatcgggcttaagggagagtggcgcagaaattgttaaaaaacaatctctgatgccaaatgtcttaaaattgcattcgttgagatttacagttatctcgaaatttttttttctgtcaaaaaaaagtttttttgcacttggtcgttttttcgtctgaaaaatttatttgaaaaaaatttatttttgagattttgagataactgtaaatctcaacgtgtcatgtaattttaagagtTTTGGcgtcaaaattttgtttaaaaccccgatttccgctgatttttcgttttttaaaaaactcaaattttaacgtcttcgacaccagtaaatgaagtccgaatgagctaatattttaatattattgtgcaaatcaactgTCAAGTATCTATAAggccagttacattttccgttgttttagttgttttgatcaattaaatctggaaaatgtcgAAGGGAAAATTCCTCACGGAAAGAGAAaagagacaaatcgatgcatttcaccaagaaaatgttggtatcagagaaatttctcgtcggattggacgatccaatcgagtagtgctcaattatttggcgaatcctcaaggatacggtaagaagaagagagctccgCGTAAATCGAAGccctctgaccgggataagcgaaaAATAACTAGAACAAGTTCGAATACCTcacaatcgcatgtgcaaataaagcaatatttagactacttaactgctcgggtgacaattcatcaaattttggtaaaaatcctcaaataaagagggcttaaaaggttaaaactcctcatcttacaccatctcacagtgggacatggtatgttgtgacaaaaaatgtttccaaaagaatacattttgctatataccatatcGAAAAGTTCttgaatgtataggttatcttcactgacgaaaaaaagttcaatttagatggtcctgatggtttcaacaggtactggcgtgatttatggaaaaaggaacagtatttttcaaccacaaaTTTTGGAGggggctcgtgcatggtttgggcgggattctgcgcaaccggaaagctcaaaataGCTTTACTATCATTCAAGGAATACACACgtattctggaatcctctctcctaccgttttgcgaggatatcgtcacaaaaaaattgacattccagcaaaacaatgcttctattcataccagcaagtgaactaagcaatggattggGGAacgaaaacttaattttttggactggccggctcgctctccagacttgaatcctgttgaaaatcttagggggatccttgtatgcagaatctacactgtGAGAAAAcgatacaccacgattgaagaactcaaggtcgtaatttcggaaaaatgtaaaaatatgcattttcgcctttataaaagaaaaagtgtaaaatgtaccgaattttctctccattgacttcaattgttaacaccctgtaactcacaactgaatggaattaACAAAAACCAGTAAAAGAATGATTTTTAGTATGAAATGTTACCTTCAcaacgaaattgtatgatcgatattacgtgagatattgatcacttaaaccagctaccgagaaaataatggattacttatCCTCCGACctaatattaatatttttcttgagaACTGTACATCGTGTCATTCAAGCGTATAAACATTCCCATCTTATCTCGTAATCATACATGAATAGAAATGTAAGAATGAAACCATTTGTAGATTAAACGGCTGTCTTCGGCATGAGCCatgcaaaaaaaaggaacgAAAAATCAATCTTCGATTCTCTTTCCACGCTTGGAAACAGAATTCTATTATTAACATGGCACCTAAGCAATATCACAACGTACTACACAAGAGACGTACAATTCGACAATCCCAAATCAGTGCCCCGTTCAAACATTATTCAAACAACTGATAACTGTGAATCGTCTGAGCCAACAATTTCCGACAACATTAATTAATTACGGCAACATGAAACGACGCACGTCTGAATTATGCCACTCAAGCTTTGCGATTTCCGAGTGTATGTGTGCGTGCGTGTGCGTATGTGTTTCCGCATTCCTCAGTCCTGGAAGCGAGAAAGAAAGCTGCATCCGATCCGTGCTGCAGCAGGCTCGAGTAAACTTGAGCCGCTCAACGACCCAAAATCGCGTCGTCATCCCATCTTTCGAACTTTTCGAAAGCCGGTAATCACCGCACCCGTGTCCCGTCTGGACAAGAACAGCATTAGTACACAGTCAACAAAAGTTACATCAGCCATTAGACGCCCCTTTTCCGTCCCGTTCCTTGGTTGGCTCCGTTTTCCAGTTGAAAATGGTTTTGCCAACCACCGATCGGGCT
Protein-coding sequences here:
- the LOC129774338 gene encoding serine-rich adhesin for platelets-like, whose protein sequence is MTFLVRILVNVGVVILVTGNPLFIDRPNVVNNVDFSYATVDQHRISSLIDDESEAQNVTERISVEKVILDDNNLVKHGGQGSDAQQVAFDEKGLTENDVRTRLDDAAETTTVEQAASETVSEETDEPQTESAATETQPTTTQPTVTETDTTITESVATETETQSTVTATVTQPTVPETTSAETVTGPTVTETETPSTVTPTKTTTEPTVTASTTETSNESTVTETATQSTATSTEPQTTVSVTQSTDTESTTVTDSTQSEPTSTETSPTISETQSTVTVTDSTTTESPLTTTESSTATGSESTQTGTQSTGSTDSTAVTTTSEPVTTTVTSSPTQTTSTSTTSGTPTTTSEPVTTTVTSSPTQSTSSATTPSAGTTTTVVTTVSTSSPPTGSTTPDVTTFVPETTTSGASFTLNSVTFLLVSTLLNFVLVT